A single window of Plasmodium reichenowi strain SY57 chromosome 12, whole genome shotgun sequence DNA harbors:
- a CDS encoding hypothetical protein (conserved Plasmodium protein, unknown function), whose product MNSRTYCVIFYGISLLVYVVILFFLNRFEKQTIPYERIKDIIKIIKHANNSIDIISNNIQDGNTQIEHQNNFLINLNIVSGCTNDNIDMFEEMLKSYIEEQIKLENDKILSLFLLEELNKVQDIFTVTINVINKDMIKKDTIGVYSNICDNLLRKNMMNDNINNNYYLYIIANEKKKKKKDNLSFTLSTTNILELYYNKVEENSINVYQQYIYITWDVLKNTFLDRGPKRKKKNFIPFVPELDLNFFLASCLYNKLNYKIGRNTSGGVEMGGVVNNVDLCNAKDCNIKHRDDNNYINKDDNEDINKDDNNYINKDDNNYINKDDNNYINKDDNNYINKDDNNYINKDDNKNRNKANNKYNIHKNRGKTYDPPFIAVWDFYKDFYYPYIRPFIERLLYIYQINIYPQILSNINMYEISDNINLYIDEKEKGNGRLIILDKISKFTNIFDEVTFDNVLSKPTYEVPKNINFMVVFPNGDEIYFYNNLSKTNKIETAVSIAEWGTIYINNEFTQLKDRSNYYNKNNLVNISNQAHVISGIFISHFRSLLGLCSNFSDCIYNIFNSDTYNIKYIETLSREIDSYISYIISEKNNLSFSFFYHIPLKNSISNYELLALIRQAYTYHIMETIQNLYKFLSISKISIYMKVPYYTLTIFNNILNNIECSLIYMQGRICGINHIDKIVEEKFKKENDDKEKDGEELFFKAALVLAQSAYQDSLQLLGDDKISIYDILSKDFMLASFLPVVIPFGLPIICSVFQELIKYLKKRKTKID is encoded by the exons atgaattCAAGAACGTACTGCGTAATATTTTATGGTATATCCTTGCTTGTATATGTTGTTATcttatttttcttaaataGATTTGAAAAGCAAACAATACCATATGAACGAATTAaggatataataaaaatcatTAAGCATGCTAATAATAGTATAGATATAataagtaataatattcaagATGGAAATACACAAATAGAACATCAGaacaattttttaataaatttaaatattgtTTCGGGGTGTACAAATGATAACATTGACATGTTTGAGGAGATGTTAAAATCATATATTGaagaacaaataaaattagaaaatgataaaattttatccttatttttattagaagaattaaataaagTACAAGATATTTTTACGGTGACTATAAATGTAATTAATAAGGATATGATTAAAAAAGATACTATAGGTGtatattcaaatatatgtgataatttattaagaaaaaatatgatgaatgataatattaataataattattatttatatattatagcaaatgagaaaaaaaaaaaaaaaaaagacaaCCTATCATTCACCCTATCGACAACGAATATATTAGAattgtattataataaagtTGAGGAAAATAGTATAAATGTTTATcaacaatatatttatataacatgggatgttttaaaaaatacatttttagATAGGGGAccaaaaagaaaaaaaaaaaattttatacCTTTTGTTCCTGAACTTGATTTAAATTTCTTTTTGGCTAgttgtttatataataaattaaattacAAGATAGGGAGAAATACAAGCGGGGGAGTTGAAATGGGAGGGGTTGTGAATAATGTAGATTTGTGTAACGCAAAGGATTGTAATATTAAACATAGggatgataataattatattaataaggatgataatgaggatattaataaggatgataataattatattaataaggatgataataattatattaataaggatgataataattatattaataaggatgataataattatattaataaggatgataataattatattaataaggATGATAATAAGAATAGGAATAAGGCTAATAATAAgtataatattcataaaaatcGAGGGAAGACATATGACCCCCCATTCATTGCTGTATGGGATTTTTATAAAGATTTTTATTACCCATATATAAGACCATTTATTGAGCGcctattatatatttatcaaattaatatataccCCCAAATATTAAGtaacataaatatgtatgaaatatcagataatataaatttatatatagacgaaaaagaaaaaggaaatgGTCGATTAATTATTCTAGATAAAATCAGCAAATTcacaaatatttttgatgAAGTCACATTTGATAATGTTCTATCAAAGCCTACATATGAAGTAcctaaaaatataaattttatgGTTGTTTTTCCTAATGGagatgaaatatatttttataataatctgagtaaaacaaataaaatagaaacAGCTGTTTCTATTGCCGAATGGGGtaccatatatataaataatgaatttaCCCAATTAAAAGATAGAagtaattattataataaaaataatttagTAAATATATCTAACCAAGCACATGTGATCAGTggaatttttatttctcATTTCAGATCTTTATTAGGATTATGCTCAAATTTTTCAgattgtatatataatatttttaatagtgatacatataatataaaatatatagaaacATTATCTAGAGAAATAGATAGTTAcatttcttatattatatctGAGAAAAACAATTTgtccttttcttttttttatcatattcCTTTAAAGAATAGTATTTCTAATTACGAATTGTTGGCATTAATTAGACAAGCATATACATATCATATTATGGAAACAATTCagaatttatataaatttttatctatatcaaaaataagtatatatatgaaggTTCCCTATTACACCTTAacaatatttaataatatattaaataatatagaatgtagtttaatatatatgcaaGGTAGAATATGCGGCATAAACCATATTGATAAAATAGTTgaagaaaaatttaaaaaagaaaatgatgataaagaAAAGGATGGAGAggaattattttttaaagcAGCACTGGTGTTAGCTCAATCTGCTTATCAAGATTCTCTGCAA tTATTGGGTGATGACAAAATATCCATTTATGACATATTGTCTAAAGATTTTATGTTGGCATCTTTTCTTCCTGTCGTAATCCCTTTTGGTTTGCCAATAATTTGTTCCGTATTCCa GGAACTTATCAAatacttaaaaaaaagaaagacCAAAATCGACTAA